One genomic region from Enterobacter hormaechei ATCC 49162 encodes:
- a CDS encoding DUF3168 domain-containing protein codes for MIAPIFSVCAASPPVVALLGGDTLRLYPFGQQDDNVVYPYVVWQNVTGSPENYLNQRPDADSFTLQVDAYADTVDEVIAVAAALRDAIEPHAYITRWGGQEKDPETRRYRYSFDVDWIVKR; via the coding sequence ATGATTGCGCCGATCTTTAGCGTCTGCGCCGCCAGCCCGCCGGTTGTCGCGCTGCTGGGCGGCGACACGCTGCGCCTCTATCCGTTCGGCCAGCAGGATGACAACGTGGTCTATCCCTACGTGGTGTGGCAGAACGTGACCGGCTCTCCGGAGAACTACCTGAACCAGCGCCCCGACGCAGACTCCTTCACCCTGCAGGTTGATGCGTATGCCGACACCGTGGACGAGGTGATCGCTGTTGCCGCCGCGCTACGCGACGCTATCGAGCCACACGCGTATATCACGCGCTGGGGCGGGCAGGAAAAAGACCCCGAAACCAGACGCTACCGCTATTCGTTCGACGTGGACTGGATAGTGAAGCGATAA
- a CDS encoding phage tail assembly chaperone family protein, TAC: protein MKLTLDSLKQAGAFTGRPVEKEITWKQGEQELKATVFIRPMGYHSAMTDVMAANGRVDGVAGRIAASICDEAGHPVFSPADITGEADPERGALDGQLTIALLLAIQEVNDLGKSTSSAPKTSSGASSSSTASAEEQSPKRGKRSASKSRSSGRNTGNDTVA from the coding sequence ATGAAACTGACACTGGATTCACTGAAGCAGGCCGGAGCTTTCACCGGCCGCCCGGTAGAGAAGGAAATCACCTGGAAACAGGGCGAGCAGGAACTCAAGGCAACCGTCTTTATTCGTCCCATGGGTTACCACTCGGCAATGACCGACGTTATGGCGGCAAATGGCCGGGTGGATGGCGTCGCCGGGCGTATTGCTGCCTCCATCTGCGACGAAGCCGGGCACCCGGTATTTTCCCCGGCGGACATTACCGGCGAAGCTGATCCGGAGCGCGGCGCGCTGGATGGCCAGCTGACTATCGCTCTGCTGCTGGCTATCCAGGAGGTTAACGATCTGGGAAAGAGTACCAGCTCAGCGCCGAAGACGAGTTCTGGTGCGAGCTCGTCCTCAACGGCATCGGCGGAAGAACAATCGCCGAAGCGCGGGAAGCGATCAGCTTCAAAGAGTCGCAGCTCTGGGCGAAATACCGGGAACGATACGGTAGCCTGA
- a CDS encoding phage head closure protein, whose protein sequence is MQAGKLNKRITLQKPVKTQSPVTGAVVNGWADQAELWANVTDLSARDFVAAQAGQSEVTTRITIRWRDDVTDKHRILYRGRVYDIQGVLEDDKSGREYLTLPCSRGVNDG, encoded by the coding sequence ATGCAGGCGGGGAAACTCAATAAACGAATCACGCTTCAGAAGCCTGTTAAAACGCAGAGTCCGGTTACCGGCGCGGTGGTTAATGGATGGGCTGACCAGGCCGAACTCTGGGCTAACGTTACCGATCTGTCTGCGCGGGATTTTGTGGCCGCGCAGGCGGGACAGAGCGAGGTAACCACTCGGATCACTATCCGCTGGCGTGATGATGTCACGGATAAGCACCGCATTCTTTACCGTGGCCGCGTTTACGATATTCAGGGCGTGCTGGAAGACGATAAAAGCGGACGGGAATATCTGACGCTGCCATGCTCGCGGGGGGTTAACGATGGCTGA
- a CDS encoding phage tail protein, translated as MAVETFTWCPRVGAQSDTSFRTRKAQFGDGYAQVSGDGINPRTPQWNVSFTGKETYILEIKAFLERHAGWKSFQWKPPLESTGLYRSESINIITHGAGLYTLSTTFTQAFHP; from the coding sequence TTGGCCGTAGAAACCTTTACCTGGTGCCCGCGTGTTGGCGCACAAAGTGACACGAGTTTCCGGACTCGTAAGGCACAGTTCGGGGACGGATATGCCCAGGTGTCCGGCGATGGTATCAACCCCAGAACACCGCAATGGAACGTCAGCTTTACCGGAAAGGAGACCTATATCCTGGAGATAAAAGCTTTTCTTGAGCGGCACGCGGGCTGGAAGTCTTTTCAGTGGAAGCCGCCTCTCGAGTCCACAGGCCTTTACCGATCTGAGTCCATCAATATTATTACCCACGGTGCCGGTCTCTACACCCTCAGCACCACTTTCACACAGGCATTTCATCCATGA
- a CDS encoding phage major capsid protein, with protein MTELSVLEKAIESSQKEVKQLIEEQRKSINENGEINKKLQEDLTKAQDELKTNGNRLFELEQKLAGNAPEQTTKKSFSERVSEDLIKNWNGDRAKAKVTSFDKALGSGAASAGALVQPQQVPGILTPGLRRLTVRDLLAQGRITSNALEYVRENIFTNAAAPVAEGALKPESNITFTKETANVKTIAHWMQVSRQIMDDAPALQSYINSRMMYGLALVEENQMLNGDGTGDNLLGLNAVGTDYETALNADGDNGADILAHAIYQVSLSEFEADGIILNPRDWHRIALLKDANGNYILGGPQAFASKVLWGLPVVSTTAQAAGSFTVGAFGLASQVWDRMDATIEISNQDRDNFVKNMLTILCEERLALAHYRPAAIVTGSMTVSSGA; from the coding sequence ATGACTGAATTATCTGTACTGGAAAAAGCGATCGAGAGTTCACAGAAAGAAGTGAAGCAGCTCATCGAAGAACAGCGTAAGTCCATCAACGAAAATGGCGAGATCAACAAAAAGCTCCAGGAGGACCTTACTAAAGCTCAGGATGAGTTGAAAACGAACGGTAATCGTTTGTTTGAACTCGAGCAGAAGCTGGCGGGTAACGCCCCTGAGCAGACCACGAAAAAGTCTTTCTCCGAACGTGTATCAGAAGATCTGATCAAAAACTGGAACGGTGACCGTGCCAAAGCGAAAGTAACCAGCTTTGATAAGGCTTTGGGCTCTGGCGCGGCCTCTGCTGGTGCGCTGGTGCAGCCGCAGCAGGTGCCGGGCATTCTGACGCCGGGCCTGCGTCGACTGACTGTCCGTGACCTGCTGGCGCAGGGGCGCATCACCAGTAACGCCCTGGAATACGTTCGTGAAAACATCTTCACGAATGCCGCAGCGCCGGTGGCCGAAGGCGCACTGAAGCCGGAAAGTAACATCACCTTCACCAAAGAAACGGCGAACGTGAAAACCATCGCGCACTGGATGCAGGTGTCCCGCCAGATCATGGATGATGCGCCGGCGCTTCAGTCCTATATCAACTCCCGCATGATGTACGGCCTGGCCTTGGTGGAAGAAAACCAGATGCTGAACGGCGATGGTACCGGCGATAACCTGCTGGGCCTGAATGCCGTGGGCACCGACTATGAGACGGCACTGAACGCGGATGGCGACAACGGCGCGGATATCCTCGCCCACGCTATTTACCAGGTGTCGCTGAGCGAGTTCGAAGCGGACGGCATCATTCTGAACCCGCGCGACTGGCACCGCATTGCGCTGCTGAAGGATGCCAACGGCAACTATATCCTTGGTGGCCCGCAGGCGTTCGCCTCGAAAGTGCTGTGGGGGCTGCCGGTGGTTTCCACTACGGCGCAGGCAGCTGGCTCGTTCACCGTTGGTGCATTCGGGCTGGCCTCGCAGGTCTGGGATCGCATGGACGCAACCATCGAGATCAGCAACCAGGATCGCGATAACTTCGTTAAAAACATGCTGACCATTCTTTGCGAAGAACGCCTGGCTTTGGCCCATTACCGTCCGGCGGCGATCGTTACCGGCAGCATGACCGTTTCTTCTGGCGCATAA
- a CDS encoding phage tail tape measure protein, with amino-acid sequence MASKSLGTLTIDLIAKVGGFVAGMEKAERSSGKWRKQIESDAKAVGSAISSVGVAAAGAAVAASAAGIALLKSTSDQITETDRWAKSLRVSTQELLAWQFAAEKAGVSGDQMADIFKDIGDKIGDAVLNKSGEAVDALNALGLSADKLSKTTPDKQLLAIGEALSKVSTNAGKITILESLGNDLSKLLPLFDNNNEKLKSFIQQAKDYGVAPDAKSINDLLKVNELFQDIDAQVKGLKIEIASGLAKVDLSQLNRSLSDVKNILTDPSVLQGLASLVSQIAGLAGWMAKAASEAGKLAVASGNRMAALGGNVDMSNIDQINERIEYLQRNLSGRNGFYSQGESFFGWLTGGDDSVKTLSEELKGLIDQREKLSKQKNAVNLPPTTQATTAPAGSFALGVNEVNGKPTVDAGAKKLEGAFKATEQSYLRQIALIDTTGKKTAEVTEQQKLQFDIADGKLEGLNATQRQRLEQLATEVDRLNAVKKANEDNLKVAEYVANLQRENANSAATLNADIVGAGMGDKTRDRMRERLAVEREFNEKRADLQLRYLTGEIRNQGEYDRYTGELEKAQAERLGNYESYYQQIDQLDADWVTGARDGLANWVDDATNYSSQAASAMQSAMSGITSNIVDMLNDNEASWNDWSVSVLKSIQTVLVNMAIANAVSSIGSLFSFGATAGGSTPSGSYASAAAGVKLNAKGGVYESADLSKFSNSIVNSPTMFAFAKGAGLMGEAGPEAIMPLTRAADGSLGVRALDSGQGQGGGLSVSIGDINFNSQTQQPASQGIASAAGRQLTDAILRTVNDEVSRPGTPLWRAIKGV; translated from the coding sequence ATGGCTAGTAAATCTCTTGGCACCCTCACGATAGATCTAATAGCCAAGGTGGGCGGTTTTGTTGCAGGAATGGAGAAGGCCGAGCGCTCATCAGGGAAATGGCGCAAGCAAATAGAGAGCGACGCTAAAGCTGTCGGTTCTGCTATTTCGTCAGTAGGTGTCGCTGCGGCAGGTGCGGCGGTAGCGGCAAGCGCTGCTGGCATTGCTTTGCTAAAATCCACTTCTGATCAAATCACTGAAACTGATCGCTGGGCCAAATCTCTGCGCGTATCGACTCAAGAGCTCCTTGCGTGGCAGTTTGCTGCAGAAAAAGCCGGGGTATCTGGCGACCAGATGGCTGATATTTTCAAAGATATTGGCGATAAAATTGGTGATGCTGTACTTAATAAATCAGGTGAGGCTGTTGATGCATTAAATGCGTTGGGTTTATCAGCAGATAAGTTATCAAAAACCACCCCAGATAAACAGCTTTTGGCTATTGGTGAGGCTTTAAGTAAAGTCTCTACTAACGCCGGGAAGATAACTATTCTTGAAAGTCTTGGTAATGACTTATCAAAACTACTCCCGCTTTTTGATAATAATAATGAAAAATTAAAATCATTCATTCAGCAAGCTAAAGATTATGGCGTTGCTCCTGACGCCAAGTCCATTAATGACTTGTTGAAAGTCAACGAGCTTTTTCAAGATATAGATGCTCAAGTTAAAGGGCTGAAAATTGAAATCGCTAGTGGACTCGCAAAAGTAGACTTGTCTCAATTGAATAGGTCACTCAGCGATGTAAAAAACATCTTAACCGATCCTTCGGTTTTGCAAGGGCTGGCTTCTCTTGTGAGCCAGATAGCTGGGCTGGCGGGATGGATGGCAAAGGCGGCATCTGAGGCTGGTAAGCTTGCAGTGGCATCGGGAAATAGAATGGCTGCCTTAGGCGGCAATGTCGATATGTCAAATATCGATCAGATAAATGAACGTATTGAATATCTTCAGCGAAACCTTTCAGGGCGGAACGGATTCTATTCGCAAGGCGAGTCTTTCTTTGGCTGGCTAACTGGCGGGGATGACAGCGTAAAAACCTTGAGCGAAGAGCTAAAGGGATTAATTGATCAGCGTGAAAAGCTGTCGAAACAAAAAAATGCTGTGAATCTCCCGCCCACGACTCAAGCCACCACAGCGCCAGCCGGTTCATTTGCGCTTGGAGTCAATGAGGTAAACGGCAAGCCAACGGTTGACGCCGGAGCTAAAAAGCTTGAGGGCGCTTTCAAAGCTACAGAGCAAAGCTACCTTCGCCAGATAGCCCTGATCGACACAACGGGCAAAAAAACAGCTGAGGTTACAGAGCAGCAGAAGCTGCAATTTGATATCGCCGACGGGAAGCTGGAGGGCCTTAACGCGACGCAGCGCCAGCGCCTCGAGCAGCTGGCCACAGAAGTGGATCGGCTTAATGCTGTTAAAAAGGCCAACGAGGATAACCTCAAGGTCGCTGAATACGTGGCGAATCTGCAGCGCGAGAATGCCAACAGCGCTGCCACCCTCAATGCCGATATCGTTGGTGCTGGCATGGGTGACAAAACGCGGGATCGTATGCGCGAACGACTGGCCGTCGAGCGGGAATTTAACGAAAAGCGCGCTGATCTGCAGCTTCGTTACCTGACTGGTGAAATCAGGAACCAGGGCGAGTACGACCGCTATACTGGTGAGCTCGAAAAAGCCCAGGCTGAGCGCCTCGGCAACTACGAATCCTACTACCAGCAGATAGACCAGCTCGATGCCGACTGGGTAACCGGTGCGCGCGACGGCCTGGCTAACTGGGTTGATGACGCCACGAACTACTCTTCTCAGGCTGCCAGCGCAATGCAGAGCGCGATGTCCGGCATTACCAGCAATATCGTCGATATGCTCAACGATAACGAGGCCTCCTGGAATGACTGGAGCGTCAGCGTGCTGAAGTCTATCCAGACTGTACTGGTTAATATGGCAATAGCCAACGCTGTCAGCAGCATCGGCTCGCTATTTAGCTTTGGCGCAACAGCGGGCGGCAGCACGCCTTCAGGTTCCTATGCCAGCGCGGCGGCGGGGGTGAAGCTAAATGCCAAAGGCGGAGTGTACGAATCCGCCGATCTGAGCAAGTTCAGCAACAGCATCGTCAACAGTCCAACCATGTTCGCGTTCGCTAAAGGCGCTGGTCTGATGGGTGAAGCCGGGCCGGAGGCGATCATGCCGCTGACGCGTGCCGCCGACGGCTCCTTGGGTGTCCGGGCACTGGATTCCGGTCAGGGGCAGGGTGGAGGCTTGTCAGTCAGCATCGGTGATATCAATTTCAACTCCCAGACGCAGCAGCCGGCAAGTCAGGGCATTGCCAGCGCCGCTGGCCGCCAGTTGACGGATGCGATCCTGCGCACGGTCAACGATGAAGTCAGCCGCCCCGGCACACCTCTCTGGCGGGCAATCAAAGGAGTTTAA
- a CDS encoding phage tail assembly protein T, translated as MRTEWGAALISSVLANVNKGKDAPAFRISDFAPHIPETPVSLEDAMKAWS; from the coding sequence ATGCGGACGGAGTGGGGCGCTGCGCTGATCTCGTCCGTTCTGGCGAACGTCAACAAAGGCAAGGATGCCCCGGCATTTCGTATCAGTGATTTTGCTCCACACATACCCGAAACTCCTGTTTCTCTGGAAGATGCAATGAAGGCTTGGAGCTAA
- a CDS encoding HK97-gp10 family putative phage morphogenesis protein has protein sequence MADGVDFSIIGVEALLGKLSSVSDDLRRRGGRAALRRAGNVIVEKAKANAARIDDPLTGRSIAANVAMRWNGRLFKTTGNLGFRIGVLHGAVLKKHPDLGENAPTPHWRLIEFGTENVRAQPFMRPAAESSVGEVVNVFATEYEKAIDRAIKRAAKKGVPP, from the coding sequence ATGGCTGACGGCGTAGATTTCAGCATCATCGGTGTTGAGGCATTGCTGGGGAAACTATCCTCCGTCAGTGACGATCTGCGCCGTCGCGGCGGACGGGCTGCACTCAGGCGCGCTGGTAACGTGATTGTCGAAAAAGCGAAAGCTAACGCCGCCAGGATTGATGACCCGTTAACAGGCCGCAGCATTGCTGCCAACGTAGCGATGCGCTGGAACGGCCGCCTCTTCAAAACCACCGGCAATCTGGGGTTTCGGATCGGCGTTCTTCACGGTGCTGTCCTGAAGAAGCATCCCGATCTCGGTGAGAACGCGCCGACGCCGCACTGGCGACTGATTGAGTTCGGTACCGAGAATGTTCGGGCGCAGCCGTTTATGCGCCCGGCGGCTGAAAGCAGTGTTGGGGAGGTGGTAAACGTATTCGCCACTGAATACGAAAAGGCTATTGACCGCGCCATCAAGCGCGCGGCGAAAAAAGGAGTGCCTCCATGA
- a CDS encoding terminase large subunit, whose protein sequence is MAKKTLTRAERNILWCERNIVIPEGKFVGQPLKMAEFMKDDFRAIFDNKHGTRRAIISRGRKNAKTVETAMLMLLYLVGPEAAPNSQLYSAARSRDQAAILFNLASKMCRMNPVLMQYVAIKDSAKEIHCPELGSYYRALSAEATTAYGFSPRFVAHDELGQVRGPRDPLYEALETATAAQDNPISVIISTQAPDASDLLSLLIDDGLTGADPRTVVRLQTAPEDIDPFSVEAIRLANPAFDVFMNQKEVLDMAASAKRLPSRQAEFENLVLNRRVEAKSPFVSQTVWHMNKEEPGELAGATVWGGLDLSSVSDLTALILNTTHGDVHCKFWLPEEGLADKARNDRVPYDIWARQGWLNTTPGKAIEYAFIARELRRVFDICNVRVLAFDRYNMRFLRPHLIDAGFTEAELERFVEFGQGFVSMSPALRELEARLLGAQLKHGNHPILEMCAKNATVITDPAGNRKFVKGKSSGRIDGMVALAMSIGAQSSDDVEDPGDVNDFIYNFLSV, encoded by the coding sequence ATGGCTAAAAAAACTCTGACAAGAGCCGAGAGGAATATCCTCTGGTGCGAAAGAAATATCGTTATCCCTGAAGGTAAGTTTGTTGGCCAGCCCCTGAAAATGGCTGAGTTCATGAAAGACGACTTCAGGGCTATCTTTGACAACAAGCATGGCACTCGCCGCGCCATCATCAGCCGCGGGCGCAAGAACGCCAAGACCGTTGAAACCGCCATGCTGATGCTGCTCTATCTGGTGGGGCCAGAAGCGGCGCCGAACTCGCAGCTGTATTCTGCCGCACGTTCGCGTGACCAGGCGGCCATTCTGTTTAACCTGGCCTCCAAGATGTGCCGGATGAACCCGGTGCTGATGCAGTATGTGGCGATCAAGGATTCAGCAAAAGAAATTCACTGCCCTGAACTGGGTTCTTATTATCGCGCACTGAGCGCCGAAGCCACCACGGCCTACGGTTTCTCGCCGCGATTTGTCGCCCACGATGAGCTGGGGCAGGTTCGCGGGCCGCGCGACCCGCTTTATGAAGCGCTGGAAACCGCGACCGCTGCTCAGGATAACCCTATCTCGGTAATCATCAGTACCCAGGCACCCGATGCGAGCGACCTGCTCAGCCTGCTGATTGATGATGGCCTGACCGGGGCCGATCCGCGAACGGTGGTCAGGCTCCAGACCGCGCCGGAAGATATCGACCCTTTCTCTGTTGAAGCCATCAGGCTGGCAAACCCCGCCTTTGATGTATTCATGAACCAGAAAGAAGTGCTGGATATGGCCGCCAGCGCAAAACGCCTGCCGTCGCGCCAGGCAGAGTTTGAGAACCTTGTACTAAACCGCAGGGTTGAGGCGAAAAGCCCGTTCGTGAGCCAGACCGTGTGGCACATGAATAAAGAGGAACCCGGCGAACTGGCGGGCGCTACCGTCTGGGGCGGCCTGGACCTTTCCAGCGTGTCGGACCTCACCGCGCTGATTCTCAACACAACCCATGGCGATGTGCACTGTAAATTCTGGCTACCTGAGGAAGGGCTGGCTGACAAGGCGCGTAACGATCGCGTGCCTTATGACATCTGGGCGAGGCAGGGCTGGCTGAACACGACACCGGGAAAAGCCATTGAGTATGCCTTTATCGCCAGGGAGCTGCGGCGCGTTTTTGATATCTGTAACGTCAGGGTGCTGGCTTTCGACCGCTATAACATGCGTTTCCTTCGCCCTCATCTCATCGATGCCGGATTCACTGAAGCCGAACTTGAGCGGTTTGTGGAGTTCGGCCAGGGCTTTGTCTCTATGTCTCCCGCACTCAGGGAGCTTGAGGCCAGACTGCTCGGTGCGCAGCTGAAGCACGGCAACCATCCGATCCTCGAAATGTGCGCCAAAAACGCCACGGTAATCACCGACCCAGCCGGTAACCGCAAATTTGTTAAAGGCAAGTCCAGTGGCCGTATCGACGGCATGGTAGCACTGGCAATGTCCATCGGGGCACAGTCCAGTGACGATGTAGAGGACCCGGGAGATGTTAACGATTTTATCTATAACTTTTTGAGCGTGTAA
- a CDS encoding head-tail connector protein, with translation MAQIKAHLRVDSDAEDTLIGAYASAAVDYVEHFCDGALVEVLTPLAEEKEPPREVLFTSGIWAAMLLLIGHWYANREAASQNLAETPLGVEALLIQHRRWH, from the coding sequence ATGGCGCAGATAAAGGCGCATCTCAGGGTTGATAGCGACGCAGAAGATACGCTTATCGGCGCATACGCATCGGCCGCCGTCGATTATGTTGAGCATTTCTGCGATGGCGCGCTGGTAGAGGTGCTGACGCCACTGGCAGAAGAGAAAGAGCCTCCCCGTGAGGTTCTTTTTACTTCCGGCATCTGGGCGGCAATGCTTTTGCTGATTGGCCACTGGTATGCGAACCGCGAAGCCGCGTCGCAGAATCTGGCGGAAACGCCGCTGGGCGTCGAGGCGTTGCTGATACAGCACCGGCGGTGGCACTGA
- a CDS encoding phage tail tube protein, which produces MSVLTQGTQLYLLANGAVSEVECITAFSPGSNPADQIEDTCLSEKNDRTYKRGLRTPGAASLTLNADPKNASHIMLYNLSISDDEADQDLTFAIGWSDGEAAPTAAASGTSGAVDGLALPDSRTWFVFKGYVSDFPFDFAANTVVSTSASIQRSGSAVWVPKASA; this is translated from the coding sequence ATGTCTGTATTAACTCAAGGCACGCAGCTCTATTTGCTCGCCAATGGCGCAGTGAGTGAAGTGGAATGTATTACAGCGTTTTCACCAGGCAGTAACCCTGCTGACCAGATTGAGGATACCTGCCTCTCTGAAAAGAACGATCGCACTTACAAACGCGGGCTTCGTACCCCGGGCGCAGCATCCCTTACGCTGAATGCTGATCCTAAAAATGCCAGCCATATCATGCTCTACAACCTGTCGATTTCCGATGATGAAGCCGATCAGGATCTGACCTTTGCAATTGGCTGGTCTGATGGTGAAGCCGCACCGACGGCAGCCGCCAGCGGTACGAGCGGGGCGGTAGACGGACTGGCGTTGCCTGACAGCCGCACCTGGTTTGTTTTCAAAGGCTACGTCAGCGACTTCCCGTTTGATTTTGCAGCCAATACGGTTGTTTCCACTTCTGCCTCTATCCAGCGTTCCGGCTCTGCCGTCTGGGTACCAAAAGCGAGCGCCTAA
- a CDS encoding phage portal protein produces MADTDYSIDLRTRSPFWARMASILTGGRLVSPDNGSQMAGTSAHGTVGESVVSDERNMSISTVWACIRLISTVTASLPLDVFETIDDQRKKVDNTNPLAKLLRFRPNNFMTALEFREAMTMQLCAYGNAYAHLERNSVGDVISMLPLLSANMDVRLDGRNVIYRYRRDSEYVDFKPKEIFHLKGFGFNGLVGLSPLAFSAKSAGVAIAMEDNQREFFANGAKSPQILMTDGKVLTKEQRGQLEENFKEIAGGPVRKRLWILESGFTTQPIGISPQDAQMLEARKFQVAELARFYGVPPHLVGDVEKTTSWGSGIEQQNLGFLQYTLKPYLDRWEYSIERWLVKESDQGRLHAEHNLDGLLRGDSASRAAFMQTMVNTGIRTVNEVRRLDNLPPLPGGDVATRQSQNVPITDLGTNKEPRTDGA; encoded by the coding sequence ATGGCAGATACCGATTACAGCATTGACCTGCGAACGCGATCGCCATTCTGGGCGCGCATGGCCTCTATTCTGACCGGTGGTCGTCTGGTCTCACCGGATAACGGCTCGCAGATGGCGGGCACATCGGCTCACGGCACAGTCGGGGAATCGGTGGTGAGCGATGAGCGCAACATGTCGATCAGCACCGTATGGGCCTGTATCAGGCTCATCTCCACCGTCACAGCCTCTTTACCACTGGACGTTTTTGAAACCATCGACGATCAGCGTAAGAAGGTCGATAACACCAACCCACTGGCGAAGCTGCTCCGCTTCCGGCCCAACAACTTCATGACCGCGCTGGAGTTTCGCGAGGCGATGACAATGCAGCTCTGCGCCTACGGCAACGCCTACGCGCACCTGGAGCGAAACAGCGTCGGCGATGTCATCAGCATGCTGCCACTGCTGAGCGCCAATATGGATGTCCGGCTCGATGGCAGGAATGTCATCTACCGTTACCGGCGCGACAGTGAGTATGTGGACTTTAAGCCTAAAGAAATATTCCACCTGAAGGGCTTCGGCTTTAACGGGCTGGTCGGCTTGTCGCCGCTGGCGTTCAGCGCCAAATCTGCTGGCGTGGCGATCGCTATGGAAGATAACCAGCGGGAGTTTTTCGCCAACGGCGCGAAGTCGCCGCAAATCCTGATGACTGACGGCAAGGTACTGACTAAAGAGCAGCGCGGGCAGTTGGAGGAAAACTTTAAGGAGATTGCCGGCGGCCCGGTGAGAAAACGCCTCTGGATCCTGGAGAGCGGATTTACCACCCAGCCTATTGGCATCTCACCGCAGGACGCGCAGATGCTTGAGGCCCGCAAGTTTCAGGTGGCAGAACTGGCGCGCTTTTACGGTGTTCCTCCGCATCTGGTGGGTGATGTTGAAAAAACAACATCATGGGGCAGCGGCATTGAACAGCAGAATCTGGGCTTCCTGCAGTACACCCTTAAACCCTATCTCGATCGCTGGGAATACAGCATCGAACGCTGGCTGGTGAAAGAATCCGATCAGGGCAGGCTGCACGCCGAGCACAACCTCGACGGCCTGCTTCGCGGTGATTCAGCGAGCCGCGCCGCATTCATGCAAACGATGGTCAATACCGGCATCCGGACCGTTAACGAGGTGCGGCGACTGGATAACCTTCCGCCATTGCCTGGCGGTGATGTAGCGACGCGCCAGTCGCAGAACGTACCTATTACCGATCTCGGAACAAACAAAGAGCCCCGCACTGACGGGGCTTAA
- a CDS encoding HK97 family phage prohead protease, which yields MPDIHKTLAFDQTEIKFTGDGSKGTFEGYASVFNNTDSDGDIILPGAFAGVVANQSRKVAMFFNHQTRAIPVGKWDAMHEDEKGLFVRGQLTPGLSLAEDLKAAMQHGTVEGMSVGFSVGPDDYSVGTTGLIFKNISYLREISVCTFPANELAGVTAMKSIDGIKSIRDAEAWLRDSVGLTRAEAQAFIARVKSAGRSESGSGDIDALAQRITSFAANLRNA from the coding sequence ATGCCTGATATTCACAAGACGCTGGCGTTCGACCAGACCGAAATCAAGTTTACCGGCGACGGCAGCAAGGGAACGTTTGAAGGTTACGCCTCGGTATTCAACAACACCGACTCGGATGGCGACATCATTTTACCCGGCGCGTTCGCTGGCGTGGTCGCTAACCAGAGCCGCAAGGTGGCGATGTTCTTTAACCATCAGACGCGCGCCATCCCGGTTGGGAAGTGGGATGCCATGCACGAAGACGAGAAGGGGCTGTTTGTGCGCGGGCAGCTCACTCCGGGGCTAAGTCTGGCTGAAGACCTGAAAGCAGCCATGCAGCATGGCACTGTCGAAGGGATGTCGGTCGGGTTTTCTGTCGGCCCGGATGATTACAGCGTCGGTACCACCGGCCTCATTTTCAAAAACATCTCTTATCTCCGGGAAATCAGCGTCTGCACGTTCCCGGCCAACGAGCTGGCGGGCGTTACCGCCATGAAAAGTATCGACGGCATTAAATCCATTCGTGACGCGGAGGCCTGGCTGAGGGATTCAGTCGGCCTTACGCGCGCAGAAGCGCAGGCGTTTATCGCCCGCGTGAAGTCCGCAGGCCGGAGTGAGTCCGGTAGCGGCGACATTGACGCGCTGGCGCAGCGCATAACTTCCTTTGCCGCTAACCTGCGGAACGCTTAA